A portion of the Chiloscyllium punctatum isolate Juve2018m chromosome 5, sChiPun1.3, whole genome shotgun sequence genome contains these proteins:
- the cbln2b gene encoding cerebellin-2b has translation MDLPPGRPGSPNMLTALRDSLLLVLACTGLALAQNDTEPIVLEGKCLVVCDSNPSSDGAVTSSLGISVRSGSAKVAFSAVRSTNHEPSEMSNRTMTIYFDHVLVNIGNHFDTRSGTFVAPRKGIYSFSFHVVKVYNRQTIQVSLMQNGWAVISAFAGDQDVTREAASNGVLLNMEREDKVYLKLERGNLMGGWKYSTFSGFLVFPL, from the exons ATGGATCTGCCCCCAGGCCGCCCGGGCTCTCCCAACATGCTGACCGCTCTGAGAGACTCCCTGCTGCTAGTGCTCGCCTGCACCGGCCTGGCGCTGGCCCAGAACGACACCGAGCCCATCGTCCTGGAGGGCAAGTGCCTGGTGGTGTGCGACTCGAACCCGTCGTCGGACGGAGCGGTCACCTCCTCGCTGGGCATCTCCGTGCGCTCAGGGAGCGCTAAGGTGGCTTTCTCCGCCGTCCGCAGCACGAACCACGAGCCCTCCGAGATGAGCAACCGGACCATGACCATCTACTTCGACCAT GTCTTAGTTAACATTGGGAACCATTTCGACACAAGGTCCGGCACTTTCGTGGCGCCGAGAAAGGGCATTTACAGTTTCAGCTTTCACGTGGTCAAGGTGTACAACCGACAGACGATCCAG GTCAGCTTAATGCAGAACGGCTGGGCTGTCATTTCTGCTTTCGCCGGGGATCAAGATGTGACCCGGGAGGCCGCCAGTAACGGAGTGCTGCTGAACatggagagagaggacaaagtCTATTTAAAGCTCGAGAGAGGCAACTTAATGGGAGGATGGAAGTACTCGACGTTTTCTGGCTTTTTGGTATTCCCTCTATAA